The DNA window CATTTATGTGAGATGTTCTGCTAGGGAGATATCATGCTTctaacaccccccctcctccatacaGCAGAGAATTGGGGTAGGATTCTCCTGTAGTGATATTATTCTAGTCTATTGATGGGGCCGTAATAACAGAAGCGGGGAGAAAACGACCTTCCAGAAATGACCAAACTGGCTACACCATAATGAAACAAAAGATGGTGAGCCTTATAGATCAAACGTCCTATACACGCAGAGTAAAAGGAAAAGAACAGCTGTAATCTGCAAATATGTCATTCAGTAAAATGGTGAGAAATTGAATGCATCTTTCTCTCTGGTTTCGCCTCGTACAGATCATCCGTATTTTGTCGGCGTTCAGTATCATCCCGAATTCACTTCCCGGCCCATCAAACCCTCCCCTCCATACTTTGGCCTGCTCCTGGCTTCCGCGGGGAGGCTCACCCAGTATTTAGAGAGAGGCTGCAGACTCTCCCCCAGGTAAGAGGATCCAGCGACACAAGTCTGCACCACGGTCATTCATAGGCAATTGGAGTGCCCTTTTTATAGTGCCGATTATCAGCGCAGGAGGATGCAACAGCAGGCTGCTGAAAACCCCAATTCTGCTTCCCAAAAAGTTACTGCTGTGTTGAAACACTAATATTAGTGACCGTTCCTTCTAGAACCAAAATGAACCCATGAAAGtgactttgttttttttaagtgtttaaaATCGGGGTGATCCACACATTTTCAggagaaaaaaaagctgtgtgttctgtgcacgcgcatagtaagtgaaacttctttgacttttgtcacagaaattgtatttgtgttggtgatgttttaattaaaaatcaaaatacaatttcattgacaaaacgcaaataaatttgacttagaatgcgcgtgctcggcacacatcccctgtattagctatttgcactaagtgtgaattcctcgtgtgtgcgggtgactgagtgtgcggttGACTGCGGGTGACTGCGGGTGACTGCGACTGCGATTGTGCTGGTGACTGcgtgtgcgggtgactgagtgtgcgggtgactgcgaCTGCGATTGTGCtggtgactgagtgtgcgggtgactgagtgtgcgggtgactgagtgtgccgGTGACTGAGTGTGCCGGTGACTGAGTGTGCCGGTGACTGAGTGTGCCGGTGACTGAGTGTGCCGGTGACTGAGTGTGCCGGTGACTGAGTGTGCCGGTGACTGAGTGTGCCGGTGACTGAGTGTGCCGGTGACTGAGTGTGCCGGTGACTGAGTGTGCCGGTGACTGAGTGTGCCGGTGACTGAGTGTGCCGGTGACTGAGTGTGCCGGTGACTGAGTGTGCCGGTGACTGAGTGTGCCGGTGACTGAGTGTGCCGGTGACTGAGTGTGCCGGTGACTGAGTGTGCCGGTGACTGAGTGTGCCGGTGACTGAGTGTGCCGGTGACTGAGTGTGCCGGTGACTGAGTGTGCCGGTGACTGAGTGTGCCGGTGACTGagactgcgtgtgactgtgactgcgtgtgccggtgactgcgtgtgcgggtgactgcgtgtgcgtgtgcgtgtgactgagatgtgTTTTACAAATAGTCTCACCCTTTATATTCTGCATGAATACACCATGTTTGTAAAATTAGTACCATTATTATAGTGTCCTTTGCTCAAATAACTGTGCTCTCTCTTGCACTCAAGCACAGCACCACTGAGGTTGTATTAGTACTGTGACCACTGCATTTTACAATCTGATATATTGCTGACTTTGTATAGATCAGATATTTCCAGTACACAGAAGAATGTTATATTTCATTTGGGTTGACAGTTGAGATTTGTCATACAGATACCTTGCTATTTTCCTTATCCCTGAGTATTTACTAGCACTGAGATTTCCAGTGTTTAGTGTGTCCTGTTTGACAGTCTTTAATTGTTCTGCTGAAGGCTCATGCCAGTCTGGATGGTTCCTTCAGTGCAtattagcagagagcacaggacaccaggagctgcatgcagctacagtatatctcaccatcagaagcagcatttgacactgactaccttattcatacacacacaggcactgaacGGCTGGCTGCAAGGGCAGGGAATGCACATCCACTTCTGCCCTGTCctgctactcactgcacacacagaatcactaggactgtgatgttttcaatgtgatatccctctccccagcctatTCTTCCTTTTGATATCCTTTAATGTGGACATCGTTGCCAGGTCcgatctcctccctccctcctcccttcctgtCCATCGGCAATTCAGCATGTCAGCGACACACCGCTCTGCTTCCTCTCGGTTACCCTctatgatccctgggctcctctcctctggCCCCGgcagcgctcagtcagcgggacacagggaaggggagggaggtgagaggctgagcagcggctcactGAGTCTGATTTAAAATCCCCGCGCTTGCTACACCTTTCAAtctagcaccggaagctctgcggcagccatcttgctatacccatggcagctgacgtgtgggggtaacggcggccgttaggaccgccgcatgtcacagcgggtgtgtgtgggggggagcggtggctgttaggagcggcggcggcgatagggTCACAGtagatgcgagggggggggggccgtgacgtcacttccgtttcacatttcgcccccaactctcccgttttactcaatcagaataggtgccactaaagaagtttcacttcaaaaaataagCTGCAATTCGTAGGTATTTTTAAATCCTGTTTTAAAGTCTCGTTGTAATCGTGTTGCGCTGATTTCCGCGGGCTGCTCCCTTTTTGTTCGCCGTTACATTCATTTGCACAGGTGGGAGCTCGCACCCCCTGTTCTCCCAgtcccatttaccttgtctgacCGAGACAGGGCAGAATTGGGGTTGGACAAATGGACACTGTAATACTCCATTTCTTGTCTGAAGGTTTCACAGCATTGGCTGAACCTGGCCCCAAAAGAGCACCACAACAGGTCCTATAGGTGTATATACGTACGTGCAACTACTTACCTCATTATGGGCACATTACGGTGCAGATATAAATGAGCGAGGAGGGCTGCTGAGATTTCAAGGTTGGCGATTGCGGCTGCATTGGATGGCCTGGTTCTGAGACCGTGCATAGCAGCCGCCCTAGTGAAGAGTCCCCGCCATCATTATGTTACATTAGTAGAGGTGAAGCATCTGGAAGGTGTGACCATGGTGTTTGCCAATCACGGGCTGTGCTTCCGCTGTGTAATGTGGTTGTGTTTTTTTGCTAATCCTCGCAGGGACACGTACAGCGACAGAAGCGAAAGCAGCTCTCCGGATACAGAGATCGCAGAATTCAAATCACTCGCCATAAATACCGACTCGCAAGGTAATGTAGGGATTTTGTGTTCCACCTCTCTGGGCGCTCCTGCtatcgtatgtgtgtgtgtgtgtgagaatgtgtgagaatgtgtgtgtgtgtgtgtgtgtgagaatgtgtgagaatgtgtgtgtgtgtgtgtgtgtgtgtgtgtgtgtgtgtgtgtgtgtgtgttatcgtACTATATTGCTTCTCATGATCCAAATGTCTTTGCAGTGATCTCTGAGCATCTTGTAACCATCGTTAAATCTATGGCTATATATTTGTTTAACGCGTGGGTATGTTGGTGTGTACATTATAATATAAATACTATACAGCAGGGGAgtgcaacattttctggggggtggcgcggcgcttacagaggccccgcgctctttcccaaagcatttaaatgaaatgccggtggagcgcgtgaggcctctgtaactcgccTGGTCTCactatggcaacgcagcgtcaaatgacttcGTCAGAAACCAgcagcgaagggggggggggggggagagcaggcgggggggcagactaaaaaaaattgcgccccccccccccccctgctttacacaattgtgtgtgtgtgtgtgtgtgtgtgtgtgtgtgtgtgtgtgttactgttacATATCCTGTATGTGTAATTGTGTATGTCTCCCAATCTAGGTCCCTCTTGAAGTAGAAGCCTCTGCCACATACATTGCTTTCACCAGTTCTGTTTTTAGGATCGCCCATATTACAAATATTTCCTCTCCTTTTGCCGCCCGGGTCCCCTTCCTTATGCCGTCTCTGGCTGTTGAAATCAGTGttatttaacccattcactgccatcGGGAGCCCGCAaccccctgctgtgcaatgtgcCACTGGCCCCTCTGCGGTTAAAGCAGGGACATTTTTCATGCCACCCTTTTATAGACTGTGTGACACGTCTCCTGCCTTGAAACCAAACATGCTGCATTATAAAgcaatactgtgtatatacttgTAGCGACgggaaagctttttttttttttaatttaaagacCTGAAAAATGTTCCCTCGGGGGTCAGCgccatgtaggagcaaagtgacccaaTGACCGCGCCATTTTTAGTGGGTTACAGGGTCGGTGCCACGTCGGCGCAAAAAGACTGACGTGGTTTAATGGTCGAAGGGTCAATTTGACCCACATGGGGCTGACCCTTTTAACGGAGCAATCCAGACATCGCAGCCGCCTGCTCTACCATCCGCCTCGTTATTGGCGTGGGCACTGCTCATGGGTCTGATGCCATGTCAAATCAGCAAAGCAGAACTGGCACGGTCCTCATGCCACTAGAGAAACCACTGTTGGGAGGCTCCGCAGAAGTCAAGTGGGTCCAGTCTGTGAATGGGTTGTTGCCTCTGCACTTACCTCAACTTCGCTCTACCCAAGCTGCTCTAACCATGAACTAGAACAATATACTGCAAGAGCCTGTTCTGTTTGGGGTCCAGAGTGAAGGGCGGCGTTTCTCAAGATGCTTTAACCCCTATGCCGCAAAAATGCATATAGGGGGGGGTGTGGCATTTATTTGCTTAAATAATGTTTTGTTTGTTTAATACCAAAAACATGATTTTGTTCCCACTCCCCTGCATTCAACAGATACTGGTAAAGTATTCGATGCTGTTAAAATGTGTGAAGATTAAAACGGCCTTCTGA is part of the Ascaphus truei isolate aAscTru1 unplaced genomic scaffold, aAscTru1.hap1 HAP1_SCAFFOLD_3632, whole genome shotgun sequence genome and encodes:
- the LOC142483753 gene encoding CTP synthase 1-A-like produces the protein MEVLELEDHPYFVGVQYHPEFTSRPIKPSPPYFGLLLASAGRLTQYLERGCRLSPRDTYSDRSESSSPDTEIAEFKSLAINTDSQGPS